A DNA window from Tachysurus fulvidraco isolate hzauxx_2018 chromosome 4, HZAU_PFXX_2.0, whole genome shotgun sequence contains the following coding sequences:
- the LOC113639764 gene encoding cGMP-dependent protein kinase 2 isoform X1: MVRSASVAMGNGSIKAPRLEETCLASGIKDSPVWESSEQMRLRIAWLEEELSRRDHELRAQELKLQALQRELEAKVSQIDKLQDAIGYNSLGRSPPARHSHRLLSVINQGSTRFHRVAVEVHRRLKAKEGVSAEPTSGKFYSRHKVHHVSTERTRIRKDSGTKRLINEAIMNNDFLKKLEPQHTREMVDCMNEKIFKANQLVIQEGEPGNYLYVLAEGFLEVMQNGKLLGQMRPGTAFGELAILYNCKRTATVKAVTQSHIWALDRQMFQSIMMRSTQARHAEYFSFLCSVSLLKDLPEEKLAKIVDCLEIEYFNKGEYIIREGEEGNTFFIIAKGEVSVTQSTEGFPEPQDIKTLGVGDYFGEKALISEDVRSANIIAKENDTQCLVVDRDTFNQMVGTYEELQSYLREYVEQLSISDEKRNAITQSPLRERGTEAAELRNMREKAARLSSSSFLQDLQLVATLGMGGFGRVELVKLKDEDTAFALKCIKKKHIVDTKQQDHIYSEKNILQMTNCNFIVRLFRTFRDYKYVYMLLEVCLGGELWSILRDMGFFEEATARFCIGCVLEAFDYLHGMGVVYRDLKPENLLLDSEGYIKMTDFGFAKRIGLGKKTWTFCGTPEYVAPEVIMNKGHDFGADCWSLGILIFELLTGSPPFVGSDPIKIYTMVLHGIEKVDFPKRISKRPEDLIRRLCRLNPAERLGNKKNGIIDIKKHKWFQGFNWEGLRRRKLTSPLKRELKGPLDHSHFDMFPPELEEPPDELSGWDKDF, translated from the exons ATGGTGCGAAGTGCTTCAGTGGCCATGGGGAATGGTTCAATCAAAGCCCCTCGGCTGgaggagacatgcttggcctcAGGTATTAAAGATTCACCGGTGTGGGAGTCATCAGAGCAGATGAGGCTGAGGATAGCCTGGCTTGAGGAGGAGCTTTCCCGCCGAGACCATGAGCTAAGAGCCCAAGAGCTTAAGCTGCAGGCTCTACAAAGGGAGCTTGAGGCCAAAGTGTCTCAGATTGACAAGCTTCAGGATGCCATCGGCTACAACAGCCTGGGCCGCTCTCCACCAGCAAGGCACAGTCATAGGCTGCTTAGTGTCATTAATCAGGGGTCAACACGCTTCCATAGGGTGGCTGTAGAGGTTCATCGCCGACTCAAAGCCAAGGAGGGGGTTTCTGCTGAGCCAACATCTGGAAAATTCTACAGTCGCCACAAGGTTCATCATGTGTCTACAGAAAGAACACGCATCCGTAAAGACTCAGG CACCAAGAGACTGATTAATGAAGCTATCATGAACAATGACTTTCTGAAGAAGTTGGAGCCTCAACACACACGAGAGATGGTGGACTGCATGAATGAGAAAATCTTTAAAGCCAATCAACTTGTGATCCAAGAAGGAGAGCCTGGGAACTACCTATATGTGCTTGCAG AGGGCTTTTTGGAGGTGATGCAAAATGGAAAGCTCCTGGGGCAGATGCGGCCTGGAACAGCTTTTGGAGAGTTGGCCATTCTCTACAACTGCAAAAGGACTGCCACTGTTAAAG CTGTTACACAGTCCCACATCTGGGCTCTGGACCGGCAGATGTTTCAGAGCATCATGATGAGATCCACTCAGGCCAGACACGCAGAGTACTTCAGCTTCCTGTGCAG tgtgtctTTACTGAAGGACTTGCCAGAGGAGAAACTTGCCAAAATCGTTGACTGTTTAGAAATT GAGTATTTCAACAAAGGGGAGTACATTATTCGTGAGGGTGAGGAAGGAAACACTTTCTTCATTATAGCTAAAGGAGAG GTTTCAGTAACCCAGAGCACAGAGGGCTTTCCTGAACCACAGGATATTAAGACCTTGGGAGTAGGCGATTACTTTGGAGAAAAAGCTCTCATAag TGAGGATGTTCGTTCAGCTAACATCATCGCAAAGGAGAATGACACCCAGTGTTTGGTGGTGGACAGAGA TACCTTTAATCAGATGGTGGGCACTTATGAGGAGCTGCAGTCATATCTGCGGGAGTACGTGGAGCAGCTGTCTATAAGTGATGAGAAGAGAAATGCAAT AACACAGTCTCCTCTGCGTGAGCGAGGCACAGAGGCAGCTGAACTGCGCAATATGCGGGAGAAAGCCGCACGACTGTCCAGTAGCTCTTTCTTACAAGATCTGCAGCTCGTGGCCACGCTAGGCATGGGAGGGTTCGGCAGAGTAGAGCTG GTGAAGCTCAAAGATGAAGATACAGCTTTTGCTTTGAAATGCATTAAGAAGAAGCACATTGTTGACACTAAGCAGCAGGACCATATCTACTCTGAGAAGAACATTTTGCAAATGACCAACTGCAACTTTATAGTCAG ATTGTTTCGGACTTTTCGAGATTATAAATATGTGTACATGCTGCTCGAGGTCTGTCTTGGTGGAGAGCTATGGAGCATTCTAAGGGACAT GGGTTTCTTTGAGGAGGCCACTGCACGATTCTGTATTGGTTGTGTACTGGAGGCTTTTGATTACTTACATGGAATGGGTGTTGTGTACCGAGACCTGAAGCCAGAGAATCTACTTCTGGATTCAGAGGGATATATCAAAATG ACTGATTTTGGCTTTGCTAAAAGAATTGGATTGGGAAAGAAAACCTGGACATTCTGTGGAACCCCAGAGTACGTGGCCCCTGAGGTCATCATGAATAAAGGTCATGACTTTGGAGCCGACTGCTGGTCCTTAGGGATCCTCATTTTTGAACTCCTTACTGGCAG CCCTCCGTTCGTAGGATCCGATCCTATTAAGATCTACACAATGGTGCTGCATGGCATAGAGAAGGTGGACTTTCCCAAGAGGATCAGCAAACGCCCAGAGGATTTGATCAGGAGGCTCTGCCG GCTCAATCCTGCAGAACGACTTGGCAATAAGAAAAATGGCATCATTGACATCAAGAAACACAA GTGGTTTCAGGGCTTCAACTGGGAGGGACTGAGACGACGAAAGCTGACATCTCCGTTGAAGAGAGAG TTAAAGGGACCTCTGGATCATAGTCACTTTGACATGTTTCCCCCTGAGCTGGAGGAACCACCTGATGAGCTTTCTGGGTGGGATAAGGACTTCTGA
- the LOC113639764 gene encoding cGMP-dependent protein kinase 2 isoform X3, which yields MVRSASVAMGNGSIKAPRLEETCLASGIKDSPVWESSEQMRLRIAWLEEELSRRDHELRAQELKLQALQRELEAKVSQIDKLQDAIGYNSLGRSPPARHSHRLLSVINQGSTRFHRVAVEVHRRLKAKEGVSAEPTSGKFYSRHKVHHVSTERTRIRKDSGTKRLINEAIMNNDFLKKLEPQHTREMVDCMNEKIFKANQLVIQEGEPGNYLYVLAEGFLEVMQNGKLLGQMRPGTAFGELAILYNCKRTATVKAVTQSHIWALDRQMFQSIMMRSTQARHAEYFSFLCSVSLLKDLPEEKLAKIVDCLEIEYFNKGEYIIREGEEGNTFFIIAKGEVSVTQSTEGFPEPQDIKTLGVGDYFGEKALISEDVRSANIIAKENDTQCLVVDRDTFNQMVGTYEELQSYLREYVEQLSISDEKRNAITQSPLRERGTEAAELRNMREKAARLSSSSFLQDLQLVATLGMGGFGRVELVKLKDEDTAFALKCIKKKHIVDTKQQDHIYSEKNILQMTNCNFIVRLFRTFRDYKYVYMLLEVCLGGELWSILRDMGFFEEATARFCIGCVLEAFDYLHGMGVVYRDLKPENLLLDSEGYIKMTDFGFAKRIGLGKKTWTFCGTPEYVAPEVIMNKGHDFGADCWSLGILIFELLTGSPPFVGSDPIKIYTMVLHGIEKVDFPKRISKRPEDLIRRLCRLNPAERLGNKKNGIIDIKKHK from the exons ATGGTGCGAAGTGCTTCAGTGGCCATGGGGAATGGTTCAATCAAAGCCCCTCGGCTGgaggagacatgcttggcctcAGGTATTAAAGATTCACCGGTGTGGGAGTCATCAGAGCAGATGAGGCTGAGGATAGCCTGGCTTGAGGAGGAGCTTTCCCGCCGAGACCATGAGCTAAGAGCCCAAGAGCTTAAGCTGCAGGCTCTACAAAGGGAGCTTGAGGCCAAAGTGTCTCAGATTGACAAGCTTCAGGATGCCATCGGCTACAACAGCCTGGGCCGCTCTCCACCAGCAAGGCACAGTCATAGGCTGCTTAGTGTCATTAATCAGGGGTCAACACGCTTCCATAGGGTGGCTGTAGAGGTTCATCGCCGACTCAAAGCCAAGGAGGGGGTTTCTGCTGAGCCAACATCTGGAAAATTCTACAGTCGCCACAAGGTTCATCATGTGTCTACAGAAAGAACACGCATCCGTAAAGACTCAGG CACCAAGAGACTGATTAATGAAGCTATCATGAACAATGACTTTCTGAAGAAGTTGGAGCCTCAACACACACGAGAGATGGTGGACTGCATGAATGAGAAAATCTTTAAAGCCAATCAACTTGTGATCCAAGAAGGAGAGCCTGGGAACTACCTATATGTGCTTGCAG AGGGCTTTTTGGAGGTGATGCAAAATGGAAAGCTCCTGGGGCAGATGCGGCCTGGAACAGCTTTTGGAGAGTTGGCCATTCTCTACAACTGCAAAAGGACTGCCACTGTTAAAG CTGTTACACAGTCCCACATCTGGGCTCTGGACCGGCAGATGTTTCAGAGCATCATGATGAGATCCACTCAGGCCAGACACGCAGAGTACTTCAGCTTCCTGTGCAG tgtgtctTTACTGAAGGACTTGCCAGAGGAGAAACTTGCCAAAATCGTTGACTGTTTAGAAATT GAGTATTTCAACAAAGGGGAGTACATTATTCGTGAGGGTGAGGAAGGAAACACTTTCTTCATTATAGCTAAAGGAGAG GTTTCAGTAACCCAGAGCACAGAGGGCTTTCCTGAACCACAGGATATTAAGACCTTGGGAGTAGGCGATTACTTTGGAGAAAAAGCTCTCATAag TGAGGATGTTCGTTCAGCTAACATCATCGCAAAGGAGAATGACACCCAGTGTTTGGTGGTGGACAGAGA TACCTTTAATCAGATGGTGGGCACTTATGAGGAGCTGCAGTCATATCTGCGGGAGTACGTGGAGCAGCTGTCTATAAGTGATGAGAAGAGAAATGCAAT AACACAGTCTCCTCTGCGTGAGCGAGGCACAGAGGCAGCTGAACTGCGCAATATGCGGGAGAAAGCCGCACGACTGTCCAGTAGCTCTTTCTTACAAGATCTGCAGCTCGTGGCCACGCTAGGCATGGGAGGGTTCGGCAGAGTAGAGCTG GTGAAGCTCAAAGATGAAGATACAGCTTTTGCTTTGAAATGCATTAAGAAGAAGCACATTGTTGACACTAAGCAGCAGGACCATATCTACTCTGAGAAGAACATTTTGCAAATGACCAACTGCAACTTTATAGTCAG ATTGTTTCGGACTTTTCGAGATTATAAATATGTGTACATGCTGCTCGAGGTCTGTCTTGGTGGAGAGCTATGGAGCATTCTAAGGGACAT GGGTTTCTTTGAGGAGGCCACTGCACGATTCTGTATTGGTTGTGTACTGGAGGCTTTTGATTACTTACATGGAATGGGTGTTGTGTACCGAGACCTGAAGCCAGAGAATCTACTTCTGGATTCAGAGGGATATATCAAAATG ACTGATTTTGGCTTTGCTAAAAGAATTGGATTGGGAAAGAAAACCTGGACATTCTGTGGAACCCCAGAGTACGTGGCCCCTGAGGTCATCATGAATAAAGGTCATGACTTTGGAGCCGACTGCTGGTCCTTAGGGATCCTCATTTTTGAACTCCTTACTGGCAG CCCTCCGTTCGTAGGATCCGATCCTATTAAGATCTACACAATGGTGCTGCATGGCATAGAGAAGGTGGACTTTCCCAAGAGGATCAGCAAACGCCCAGAGGATTTGATCAGGAGGCTCTGCCG GCTCAATCCTGCAGAACGACTTGGCAATAAGAAAAATGGCATCATTGACATCAAGAAACACAA ATAG
- the LOC113639764 gene encoding cGMP-dependent protein kinase 2 isoform X2, giving the protein MVRSASVAMGNGSIKAPRLEETCLASGIKDSPVWESSEQMRLRIAWLEEELSRRDHELRAQELKLQALQRELEAKVSQIDKLQDAIGYNSLGRSPPARHSHRLLSVINQGSTRFHRVAVEVHRRLKAKEGVSAEPTSGKFYSRHKVHHVSTERTRIRKDSGTKRLINEAIMNNDFLKKLEPQHTREMVDCMNEKIFKANQLVIQEGEPGNYLYVLAEGFLEVMQNGKLLGQMRPGTAFGELAILYNCKRTATVKAVTQSHIWALDRQMFQSIMMRSTQARHAEYFSFLCSVSLLKDLPEEKLAKIVDCLEIEYFNKGEYIIREGEEGNTFFIIAKGEVSVTQSTEGFPEPQDIKTLGVGDYFGEKALISEDVRSANIIAKENDTQCLVVDRDTFNQMVGTYEELQSYLREYVEQLSISDEKRNAITQSPLRERGTEAAELRNMREKAARLSSSSFLQDLQLVATLGMGGFGRVELVKLKDEDTAFALKCIKKKHIVDTKQQDHIYSEKNILQMTNCNFIVRLFRTFRDYKYVYMLLEVCLGGELWSILRDMGFFEEATARFCIGCVLEAFDYLHGMGVVYRDLKPENLLLDSEGYIKMTDFGFAKRIGLGKKTWTFCGTPEYVAPEVIMNKGHDFGADCWSLGILIFELLTGSPPFVGSDPIKIYTMVLHGIEKVDFPKRISKRPEDLIRRLCRLNPAERLGNKKNGIIDIKKHNTTDSRWNPSPN; this is encoded by the exons ATGGTGCGAAGTGCTTCAGTGGCCATGGGGAATGGTTCAATCAAAGCCCCTCGGCTGgaggagacatgcttggcctcAGGTATTAAAGATTCACCGGTGTGGGAGTCATCAGAGCAGATGAGGCTGAGGATAGCCTGGCTTGAGGAGGAGCTTTCCCGCCGAGACCATGAGCTAAGAGCCCAAGAGCTTAAGCTGCAGGCTCTACAAAGGGAGCTTGAGGCCAAAGTGTCTCAGATTGACAAGCTTCAGGATGCCATCGGCTACAACAGCCTGGGCCGCTCTCCACCAGCAAGGCACAGTCATAGGCTGCTTAGTGTCATTAATCAGGGGTCAACACGCTTCCATAGGGTGGCTGTAGAGGTTCATCGCCGACTCAAAGCCAAGGAGGGGGTTTCTGCTGAGCCAACATCTGGAAAATTCTACAGTCGCCACAAGGTTCATCATGTGTCTACAGAAAGAACACGCATCCGTAAAGACTCAGG CACCAAGAGACTGATTAATGAAGCTATCATGAACAATGACTTTCTGAAGAAGTTGGAGCCTCAACACACACGAGAGATGGTGGACTGCATGAATGAGAAAATCTTTAAAGCCAATCAACTTGTGATCCAAGAAGGAGAGCCTGGGAACTACCTATATGTGCTTGCAG AGGGCTTTTTGGAGGTGATGCAAAATGGAAAGCTCCTGGGGCAGATGCGGCCTGGAACAGCTTTTGGAGAGTTGGCCATTCTCTACAACTGCAAAAGGACTGCCACTGTTAAAG CTGTTACACAGTCCCACATCTGGGCTCTGGACCGGCAGATGTTTCAGAGCATCATGATGAGATCCACTCAGGCCAGACACGCAGAGTACTTCAGCTTCCTGTGCAG tgtgtctTTACTGAAGGACTTGCCAGAGGAGAAACTTGCCAAAATCGTTGACTGTTTAGAAATT GAGTATTTCAACAAAGGGGAGTACATTATTCGTGAGGGTGAGGAAGGAAACACTTTCTTCATTATAGCTAAAGGAGAG GTTTCAGTAACCCAGAGCACAGAGGGCTTTCCTGAACCACAGGATATTAAGACCTTGGGAGTAGGCGATTACTTTGGAGAAAAAGCTCTCATAag TGAGGATGTTCGTTCAGCTAACATCATCGCAAAGGAGAATGACACCCAGTGTTTGGTGGTGGACAGAGA TACCTTTAATCAGATGGTGGGCACTTATGAGGAGCTGCAGTCATATCTGCGGGAGTACGTGGAGCAGCTGTCTATAAGTGATGAGAAGAGAAATGCAAT AACACAGTCTCCTCTGCGTGAGCGAGGCACAGAGGCAGCTGAACTGCGCAATATGCGGGAGAAAGCCGCACGACTGTCCAGTAGCTCTTTCTTACAAGATCTGCAGCTCGTGGCCACGCTAGGCATGGGAGGGTTCGGCAGAGTAGAGCTG GTGAAGCTCAAAGATGAAGATACAGCTTTTGCTTTGAAATGCATTAAGAAGAAGCACATTGTTGACACTAAGCAGCAGGACCATATCTACTCTGAGAAGAACATTTTGCAAATGACCAACTGCAACTTTATAGTCAG ATTGTTTCGGACTTTTCGAGATTATAAATATGTGTACATGCTGCTCGAGGTCTGTCTTGGTGGAGAGCTATGGAGCATTCTAAGGGACAT GGGTTTCTTTGAGGAGGCCACTGCACGATTCTGTATTGGTTGTGTACTGGAGGCTTTTGATTACTTACATGGAATGGGTGTTGTGTACCGAGACCTGAAGCCAGAGAATCTACTTCTGGATTCAGAGGGATATATCAAAATG ACTGATTTTGGCTTTGCTAAAAGAATTGGATTGGGAAAGAAAACCTGGACATTCTGTGGAACCCCAGAGTACGTGGCCCCTGAGGTCATCATGAATAAAGGTCATGACTTTGGAGCCGACTGCTGGTCCTTAGGGATCCTCATTTTTGAACTCCTTACTGGCAG CCCTCCGTTCGTAGGATCCGATCCTATTAAGATCTACACAATGGTGCTGCATGGCATAGAGAAGGTGGACTTTCCCAAGAGGATCAGCAAACGCCCAGAGGATTTGATCAGGAGGCTCTGCCG GCTCAATCCTGCAGAACGACTTGGCAATAAGAAAAATGGCATCATTGACATCAAGAAACACAA CACAACAGATAGCAGATGGAACCCTTCTCCAAATTAG